In the genome of Helicovermis profundi, the window TTTCAAATATAAAAACGTCTATAGGTGGCGGTGCAATTATAGTTAAAAACGGTCAACTCGAAACAAATTTATCCCTATCAATTAAAGGAAGTCATCCTAGAACTGCAATAGGAATAACAAAGGACAGAAAAAAATTAATTCTTGTACAAATTGATGGTAGAAAATCTTTTAATCCCGGTGTGAGTGAAAATGAACTTTCAAATATTATGATTTCACTTGGTGCATATAACGCAATAAATATGGATGGCGGAGGTTCTTCAGAAATGCTTATAAAGCGTTCTCCTCTAAGCGATATATCTATTGTAAATACACCATCAGACGGAAATGAAAGAAAAATATTTACCGGACTTGGCATTTTTGATAATTCACCAAAAGAAGACATTAGTAAACTAGTAAGCAATTTAAATGATAATTTAATCTTAAATATTCCTTCAAGTATAAAAATATGGGCAGAAGACGTAAATCACCATAGATATGAACTAGATAAAAATGATATATCTATTACAATCAGTGGTATTAAGGCAAATATTACAAATGATAGTGTGACTCCAACAAGCGAAGGAGATGGTGTTTTAACCATTAAATATAAAGATTTAATTCTTTCCAAACAAGTTCACTCTAGCGATGATATAGTCGATTTAAAAATTAATAACAACATTCTTTTTTTAGATCCTAATGAAACTTTTAAATTTAATATTTCTGCAATTGATTCTAGTGGACATTCTTATATACTAAATAATAAAAACTTGTTTTTTACATTAAATGGAGATATCGGAACCATTGATACTTTAGGAACCTTAAGCGCAAGCCATGAAAAAACAAAAGGTATAATTAGAATATCATTTAATAACATAGATAAATATATCCCCGTTGTAATAGGTAATGATTCAATTTTGCTTGATGATTTTGAAGATGATAAGTCCCTAATAAATTTCATTTCTTATCCAGAAAATAGTAAAGGATACTTAAAAAAAATTAAATTTAGCTATAATAATTCTTTCGGATATGCTCTTAATTATGATTTTACTTATACAAATAAGACGAGAGCGGCTTACCTTAATTATAAAGAGCCTATTACTTTACCCGAAAATACTAAAAAAATCGGCCTTTGGGTATTTGGAAATTATGGTAATAGCCATTGGTTAAGAGCTAAACTTTCAGATGAAACTGGAAAAATGTATAATATAACTTTTGAAAAAAATGTGAATTGGAAGGGTTGGAAATATGTCGAAGCTTTGCTTCCCAAAAACATTGAGTCGCCTGCAAAAGTTGAAAGAATATATTTAGTAGAAGATAATTCAAGTTTAAGAGATCAAAACATAATCGTTATTGATGACTTAAGCGCTATTTTAAATCCAACCATCGATTTTGAAATTCCAAAAGATAAGACCAATTATAAAAGTTACAAATTTAATGATGCTTCTAGCTCGCTTATTAATGAAAAAAACAATTTATTAAGCTCTATAAATGTTAATAAAAATAATGATATATATATCAATAAAACTATGGGAAATATTAGATATATTCATATTATTAATTCTAATGGATCAATAAGAGAAAATGGATATGGTCAGTGGCTTGATTTGATTAATTTAGAAGAAAATATAAAAGAAAAAGGGTTGATTATTGACTTTTCAGATCAATTAAAATTCAAAGATCCAAATGAAGAAATTCTTTTTTATAAAACTTTAAAAAATATTAAAAAATCTAATAATATTTCAATACTACTAATAAGATAAGAAGAAGAGAAAAGCATATTAGCTGATTCATCTAGCTCTTAGATGATCATCTAGTATGCTTTTTTTGTTTTACATAACCAATCCCAAAATAATTGGTATTGTTATAACAGAAAACAATGTTGAAATAAAGGTTGCTTTTGAAGCTAATTTAAAATCATTGTCATATCTTGAAGCTAATATTGATGTGTTAGCAGCAGCTGGCATTGCAGTCATTAGAACTGGAATTGTTAGTAAATATCCACTAAATCCAAATAATTTTAAAACAAAAAGTACTGTAAGGGGAAGTACTATTAATCTAAAAATAGAAAGAACTATGCAGCTAATATCTGTAA includes:
- a CDS encoding phosphodiester glycosidase family protein; the encoded protein is MKKYILIIVLILSTQITSFADYSTIYTSSNKEILSNGITYEKKSIFTDKGWINLNIMYADLNDKNTYADVLFNSGDITLRKPLSSLSLKENLVSSINGDFFDSSSKSTLGTILSNNKLISTGIHDGKFASFNISKDGIPFLENWKTAGIKLTNENSNTLMIEYKNKPYLEYNRAIIFDKNWRDYSYGNTLDKDIIEIVIKDDVITDIRKNLEKIKIPDKGYVISAVGRKISEIEKNFSLGDKISINYDDNFSNIKTSIGGGAIIVKNGQLETNLSLSIKGSHPRTAIGITKDRKKLILVQIDGRKSFNPGVSENELSNIMISLGAYNAINMDGGGSSEMLIKRSPLSDISIVNTPSDGNERKIFTGLGIFDNSPKEDISKLVSNLNDNLILNIPSSIKIWAEDVNHHRYELDKNDISITISGIKANITNDSVTPTSEGDGVLTIKYKDLILSKQVHSSDDIVDLKINNNILFLDPNETFKFNISAIDSSGHSYILNNKNLFFTLNGDIGTIDTLGTLSASHEKTKGIIRISFNNIDKYIPVVIGNDSILLDDFEDDKSLINFISYPENSKGYLKKIKFSYNNSFGYALNYDFTYTNKTRAAYLNYKEPITLPENTKKIGLWVFGNYGNSHWLRAKLSDETGKMYNITFEKNVNWKGWKYVEALLPKNIESPAKVERIYLVEDNSSLRDQNIIVIDDLSAILNPTIDFEIPKDKTNYKSYKFNDASSSLINEKNNLLSSINVNKNNDIYINKTMGNIRYIHIINSNGSIRENGYGQWLDLINLEENIKEKGLIIDFSDQLKFKDPNEEILFYKTLKNIKKSNNISILLIR